A section of the Triticum dicoccoides isolate Atlit2015 ecotype Zavitan chromosome 7A, WEW_v2.0, whole genome shotgun sequence genome encodes:
- the LOC119331143 gene encoding uncharacterized protein LOC119331143, with product MEPWRRGEGSSLKKPMAPPVASLGAELLGKILRRLPDMASLASAARVCKRWGRVASDPAVFRRFGSLRRPPLVGVLVTDRGREKSPLYCSDICFIKAPSRNNPELASAAASGDFYFMHHPDVDDDDEWRLRGCDGGFLLFSLGRYSTDLAVYDPIDRTAVFFKPPHDFRPFLYAIVADEADASFLVIAIQPDPWGDDASVVFSSRTRSWAENGSVRYRFAWPHTDGIAAGRFAYWRSNTKKDRYCEAKEEILVVDTATMAWSYMTAPVAVGESYCVAHMAEHGGLCIVSSKEQRVLLWVRDANGGWVVKKEVSLSNQFPYLKKLRRDQWMKRVRILAMRAGYVYMEFWSIRKTDSYLLVLNLNTVKLEIFLNNGLNNEGKPYRGPAFPFFLRMAPLPAADDDEKLQDA from the coding sequence ATGGAGCCGTGGCGGAGAGGCGAGGGGTCCAGCCTCAAGAAGCCCATGGCCCCGCCCGTGGCCTCCCTCGGCGCCGAACTCCTGGGGAAGatactccgccgcctccccgacatGGCATCGCTCGCCAGCGCCGCCCGCGTCTGCAAGCGCTGGGGCCGCGTGGCCTCCGACCCGGCCGTCTTCCGCCGCTTCGGCTCCCTCCGCAGGCCCCCGCTCGTCGGCGTCCTCGTCACCGACCGCGGCCGCGAGAAGTCCCCCCTCTACTGCTCTGATATCTGCTTCATCAAGGCCCCCTCGCGCAACAACCCCGAGCTGGCCTCCGCCGCGGCGAGCGGCGACTTCTACTTCATGCACCACCCCGacgtcgacgacgacgacgagtgGCGCCTCCGCGGCTGCGACGGCggcttcctcctcttctccctcggcCGCTACAGCACGGACCTCGCCGTGTACGACCCCATCGACCGGACCGCCGTCTTCTTCAAGCCGCCCCACGACTTCCGCCCGTTCCTCTACGCCATCGTCGCCGACGAGGCCGACGCCTCGTTCCTGGTCATCGCCATACAGCCCGACCCCTGGGGCGACGACGCCTCGGTCGTCTTCTCCTCCCGCACCCGCAGCTGGGCCGAGAACGGCTCGGTGCGCTACAGATTTGCCTGGCCCCACACCGACGGCATTGCCGCCGGGCGGTTCGCCTACTGGCGGTCCAACACCAAGAAGGACCGTTATTGCGAAGCGAAGGAGGAGATATTGGTGGTTGACACGGCAACCATGGCGTGGTCGTACATGACTGCGCCGGTCGCGGTCGGGGAATCGTACTGCGTGGCGCACATGGCGGAGCACGGCGGGCTGTGCATCGTGTCCAGCAAGGAGCAACGCGTGCTGCTCTGGGTCCGTGATGCCAACGGTGGATGGGTGGTCAAGAAGGAGGTCTCGCTGTCGAATCAGTTTCCATATCTGAAGAAGCTTCGTCGTGATCAGTGGATGAAGAGGGTGCGCATCCTGGCAATGAGGGCTGGCTATGTGTACATGGAGTTCTGGTCCATAAGGAAGACCGACTCCTATCTTCTTGTGCTCAATCTCAACACCGTCAAGCTGGAAATATTTCTCAACAATGGGCTCAACAATGAGGGCAAGCCTTACAGAGGTCCTGCTTTTCCGTTCTTCTTACGGATGGCACCTCTGCCTGCCGCAGATGATGACGAGAAGCTTCAAGATGCTTGA